In Micromonospora sp. WMMA1363, a genomic segment contains:
- a CDS encoding SH3 domain-containing protein, translated as MQDHRAPDRPALKVKIGDVVTLGKKDEQTWPAFIWAVDAAGIGGWVPERYFRRIGAADAAEVVRGYDTTELSADAGSVVKVLDVDVESGWLWCRADNGAAGWVPILALEDAEAP; from the coding sequence ATGCAGGATCATCGAGCCCCGGATCGTCCCGCGTTGAAGGTGAAGATCGGCGACGTGGTGACGCTGGGTAAGAAAGACGAGCAGACCTGGCCTGCCTTCATTTGGGCGGTAGACGCCGCCGGGATTGGTGGCTGGGTGCCGGAGCGGTACTTTCGGCGCATCGGTGCCGCAGATGCCGCAGAGGTGGTGCGAGGCTATGACACGACCGAGCTATCGGCAGACGCGGGTTCGGTGGTCAAAGTGTTGGACGTCGACGTAGAGAGCGGCTGGTTGTGGTGTCGAGCCGATAACGGTGCCGCTGGATGGGTTCCCATTTTGGCGCTGGAGGACGCTGAAGCTCCTTGA
- a CDS encoding MaoC/PaaZ C-terminal domain-containing protein produces the protein MAGDRTHEIGTGTARATRSRVELTQLPAAGPLYRRALLGALPGRGGQRSPQPPAVELAVAGVAVDRTHLADYDRVCGFRLTDRLPATFPHVMGFPLALRLMTASEFPIPLAGVVHVGNRITVHRPVSADETLDFTTYAENLRPHDRGRQLDLVLIGSVGGEEVWRGVSTYLGKKHTPDGDRNDRNDRSDRPPAPAAAARWRVEPSVGPAYARVSGDHNPIHISRLGARLFGFPRPIAHGMWSKARCLAALEPRLPDAYTVDVAFKLPLPLPSTVGFSSTPAGDFALHDSRARPHLTGTLRAEGRAPS, from the coding sequence ATGGCGGGCGACCGGACGCACGAGATCGGCACAGGCACCGCGCGGGCCACCCGGTCCCGCGTCGAACTGACGCAACTGCCGGCGGCGGGACCGCTCTACCGCCGGGCGTTGCTCGGCGCGCTGCCCGGCCGAGGCGGCCAACGTTCGCCGCAGCCGCCGGCGGTCGAGCTGGCCGTCGCCGGGGTCGCCGTCGACCGAACTCACCTCGCGGATTACGACCGGGTGTGCGGGTTCCGGCTCACCGACCGACTGCCCGCGACGTTCCCGCACGTCATGGGCTTCCCGCTGGCGCTGCGCCTGATGACGGCATCGGAGTTCCCGATTCCGCTGGCCGGCGTGGTACACGTCGGCAACCGGATCACCGTGCACCGCCCGGTCAGCGCCGACGAGACGCTCGACTTCACGACGTACGCGGAAAACCTGCGCCCGCACGACCGGGGCCGGCAGCTCGACCTGGTGCTGATCGGCTCGGTCGGCGGCGAGGAGGTGTGGCGCGGCGTTTCCACGTACCTCGGCAAGAAGCACACGCCCGACGGCGACCGGAACGACCGGAACGACCGGAGTGACCGGCCCCCGGCTCCGGCCGCCGCTGCCCGCTGGCGGGTCGAGCCGTCGGTGGGTCCGGCCTACGCTCGGGTGTCCGGCGACCACAACCCGATCCACATCTCCCGGCTCGGGGCCCGGTTGTTCGGCTTCCCGCGGCCGATCGCGCACGGCATGTGGAGCAAGGCGCGCTGCCTCGCCGCGCTGGAGCCGCGACTGCCGGACGCCTACACCGTCGACGTGGCGTTCAAGCTGCCGTTGCCGCTGCCCAGCACGGTCGGCTTCAGTAGCACCCCGGCCGGTGACTTCGCCCTGCACGACTCGCGCGCCCGCCCCCACCTCACCGGCACCCTTCGAGCGGAGGGAAGGGCACCTTCCTAA
- a CDS encoding transposase: MDRHRYPQAVWDEDAERWISDAQIAETEYTAFVGTRHAVTARLIVRRIRRDDPAQAPGQEELLAAYRYHAVFTDSPFTLVQAEAQHRQHAIIEQVTADLIAGPIAHLPSGRFSANDAWLTCAAIAHNLTRTAGHLTAGANATARTASIRTRIINVAARLAHRARTVHLHLPEHWPWQSAFDNLFTAVQTTPA; the protein is encoded by the coding sequence GTGGATCGACATCGATATCCGCAGGCCGTCTGGGACGAGGACGCCGAGCGGTGGATCTCCGACGCGCAGATCGCCGAGACCGAGTACACCGCGTTCGTCGGCACCCGCCACGCGGTGACCGCCCGGCTGATCGTGCGCCGGATCCGCCGCGACGACCCCGCCCAAGCTCCGGGCCAGGAGGAACTCCTTGCGGCCTACCGGTATCACGCGGTCTTCACCGACAGCCCGTTCACCCTCGTGCAGGCCGAAGCCCAGCACCGCCAACACGCGATCATCGAGCAGGTCACCGCCGACCTGATCGCCGGGCCTATCGCGCACCTGCCGTCCGGCCGGTTCAGCGCCAACGACGCCTGGCTGACTTGCGCCGCGATCGCCCACAACCTCACCCGCACCGCCGGTCACCTGACTGCCGGCGCCAACGCGACCGCCAGAACCGCCTCGATCCGGACCCGGATCATCAACGTCGCCGCCCGCCTCGCGCACCGAGCCCGCACCGTTCACCTGCACCTACCCGAGCACTGGCCCTGGCAGTCCGCGTTCGACAACCTGTTCACCGCCGTCCAGACCACACCCGCCTGA
- a CDS encoding DedA family protein, whose protein sequence is MESALDLLRQLVTSPVVYLLLFTLTAVDAFFPVVPSEAAVITAAVLATGGNPNLAAVTASAALGAIAGDHVSYAIGRGGGARRLANVPKDSRRRASSEWARRAVQRHGGMILTTARYIPGGRTAVTLTMGAVRYPLRSFLVYDMIAAVTWALYNVLLGYFGGTAFQRDPLRGILTGLGLSVVVTVLIEVVRRVRHRRRAAVDR, encoded by the coding sequence ATGGAGTCGGCGCTCGACCTACTGCGGCAGCTGGTCACCTCACCCGTGGTATACCTGCTGCTGTTCACGCTCACCGCGGTCGACGCGTTCTTCCCGGTGGTGCCCAGCGAGGCGGCAGTGATCACTGCCGCCGTGCTCGCCACCGGCGGCAACCCGAACCTGGCGGCAGTCACCGCGTCCGCCGCGCTCGGCGCGATCGCCGGCGACCACGTCTCGTACGCTATCGGGCGCGGTGGCGGCGCGCGGCGGCTAGCCAACGTGCCGAAGGACAGCCGGCGGCGGGCCAGCTCGGAGTGGGCCCGCCGGGCGGTGCAGCGGCACGGGGGGATGATCCTCACCACCGCCCGGTACATCCCGGGTGGCCGGACAGCGGTCACGCTGACCATGGGTGCGGTGCGCTACCCACTCCGGTCGTTCCTGGTATACGACATGATCGCCGCGGTGACCTGGGCGCTGTACAACGTGCTGCTGGGTTACTTCGGTGGGACCGCGTTTCAGCGGGATCCGCTCCGCGGCATCCTGACCGGCCTGGGGCTGTCCGTGGTGGTCACGGTGCTGATCGAAGTGGTCCGCCGGGTGCGCCACCGACGCCGTGCCGCCGTTGATCGGTGA
- a CDS encoding TetR/AcrR family transcriptional regulator, whose translation MSSTPTFKRLPRAVREQQMLDAAVKVFSRRGYHAASMDEIADNAGISKPMVYAYLGTKEELFVACLHREGTRMMQAIAGAVAPDLPADQRLWRGLRAFFGFVGAHRDGWAVLYRQARGEQPFAGELAAMRARLVEVAAGMLDHALRAEGHEVAETELEVVAYALVGATESLADWLADHSEADPEKTATRMMNVAWLGAAQLLGGTTWRPPTV comes from the coding sequence GTGTCCAGCACCCCCACCTTCAAACGACTGCCCCGGGCCGTCCGCGAGCAGCAGATGCTCGACGCGGCCGTCAAGGTCTTCTCCCGTCGGGGCTACCACGCGGCCAGCATGGACGAGATCGCCGACAACGCCGGCATCTCCAAACCCATGGTGTACGCGTACCTGGGCACCAAGGAGGAGCTTTTCGTCGCCTGCCTCCACCGCGAGGGCACCCGGATGATGCAGGCCATCGCCGGCGCGGTCGCCCCCGACCTGCCCGCCGACCAGCGGCTCTGGCGCGGGCTGCGCGCGTTCTTCGGGTTCGTCGGCGCCCACCGGGACGGCTGGGCGGTGCTCTACCGACAGGCCCGCGGCGAGCAGCCGTTCGCCGGCGAACTCGCCGCGATGCGCGCCCGGCTGGTCGAGGTGGCCGCCGGGATGCTCGACCACGCGCTGCGCGCCGAGGGGCACGAGGTGGCCGAGACCGAGCTGGAGGTCGTCGCGTACGCCCTGGTGGGCGCGACCGAGTCGCTGGCCGACTGGCTCGCCGACCACTCGGAGGCCGACCCGGAGAAGACCGCCACCCGGATGATGAACGTCGCCTGGCTCGGCGCCGCCCAACTCCTGGGCGGCACGACCTGGCGCCCGCCCACGGTGTGA
- a CDS encoding transposase, producing MSKDGVDGVGLEIELGYHNRDLQLRGYNPLLATLSTPLAAPVIAATRRRSGNAGSARGAANMIAETITTARACGATGEIVLRADSAFYAKTVITACRRRRVRFSVTTRIDAKIRTACESIADNQWIDIDIRRPSGTRTPSGGSPTRRSPRPSTPRSSAPATR from the coding sequence ATGTCGAAAGACGGCGTCGACGGCGTCGGGCTGGAGATCGAGTTGGGTTACCACAATCGGGACCTGCAACTGCGCGGCTACAACCCGCTCCTCGCCACGCTCTCGACACCCCTCGCAGCGCCGGTGATCGCCGCCACCCGGCGGCGCAGTGGTAATGCCGGCTCCGCCCGCGGCGCGGCCAACATGATCGCCGAGACGATCACCACCGCCCGCGCCTGCGGCGCCACCGGCGAGATCGTCCTGCGGGCCGACTCAGCGTTCTACGCCAAGACCGTCATCACCGCCTGCCGACGCCGCCGGGTGCGGTTCTCGGTCACCACCCGCATCGACGCGAAGATCCGCACCGCTTGCGAGAGCATCGCCGACAACCAGTGGATCGACATCGATATCCGCAGGCCGTCTGGGACGAGGACGCCGAGCGGTGGATCTCCGACGCGCAGATCGCCGAGACCGAGTACACCGCGTTCGTCGGCACCCGCCACGCGGTGA
- a CDS encoding AMP-binding protein translates to MDLPFIVATLNRRGLLTPGRPIRVAAQLDALRRWGWSLAGELRQAAARDPDRTAVIDEHGAKLSYAELLDRSESLARALRAAYGLHAGDRMAVLGRNHHGLIETIVAATLLGVDAVLVNTGLSAGQLATVAAEHRLRLLVHDDEFAELLRGLPSELPRLDERAREELTVSVLPSELRPPEQDGQIIVLTSGTTGAPKGARRPTPNGFGPLVAIIDRIPLHVRDRVLIAAPIFHTWGFAALQVCFALRTTIVLHRRFDPAATLAALVTHRCNALFAVPVMVQRLMEVPPPDPRPRLTAVALSGSALPGGLATTFMDTYGDVLYTLYGSTEVSWAAIAGPAELRTAPTTAGRPPRGTRVAVLDELGEPVPRGVVGRIFVGNEMLFEGYTSGGDRERRDGLVDTGDLGRLDADGQLFVDGRADDMIVSGGENVFPSEVEHLLAQLPQVREAAVIGVPDTEYGQRLAAFLALHPGETLDPEAVREYVRHYLARFSVPRDVVFVKYLPRNATGKILTRELRRYYD, encoded by the coding sequence ATGGACCTGCCGTTCATCGTCGCCACTCTGAACCGGCGCGGGCTACTCACCCCCGGCCGCCCCATTCGCGTCGCCGCCCAGCTGGACGCGCTCCGCCGGTGGGGCTGGAGCCTCGCCGGCGAGCTGCGCCAGGCCGCCGCACGGGACCCCGACCGGACGGCGGTGATCGACGAACACGGTGCCAAGCTGTCGTACGCCGAGCTGCTCGACCGGTCCGAATCGCTGGCCCGGGCGCTGCGCGCGGCGTACGGGCTGCACGCCGGGGACCGGATGGCCGTGCTCGGCCGCAACCACCACGGCCTGATCGAGACCATCGTCGCCGCCACCCTGCTCGGCGTCGACGCCGTGCTGGTCAACACCGGGCTCTCGGCCGGGCAGCTCGCCACCGTCGCCGCGGAGCACCGGCTGCGGCTGCTGGTGCACGACGACGAATTCGCCGAGCTGCTCCGCGGACTCCCCAGCGAGCTGCCCCGCCTCGACGAGCGGGCCCGCGAGGAGCTGACGGTGAGCGTCCTCCCCAGCGAGCTGCGGCCACCGGAGCAGGACGGCCAGATCATCGTCCTCACGTCGGGGACCACCGGGGCGCCGAAGGGCGCACGGCGGCCCACCCCGAACGGTTTCGGCCCACTGGTCGCCATCATCGACCGGATCCCACTGCACGTCCGGGACCGGGTGCTGATAGCCGCCCCGATCTTCCACACCTGGGGGTTCGCCGCGCTCCAGGTGTGCTTCGCCCTGCGCACCACGATCGTGCTGCACCGCCGCTTCGATCCGGCCGCCACGCTCGCCGCCCTCGTCACGCACCGGTGCAACGCGCTCTTCGCCGTACCCGTGATGGTGCAGCGGTTGATGGAGGTGCCGCCGCCGGACCCGCGCCCCCGGCTCACGGCGGTCGCGCTCAGCGGCTCCGCGCTGCCCGGCGGCCTCGCGACCACCTTCATGGACACCTACGGCGACGTCCTCTACACCCTGTACGGCTCCACTGAGGTCTCGTGGGCTGCCATCGCCGGGCCCGCGGAGCTGCGGACCGCACCGACCACCGCCGGGCGCCCCCCGCGCGGCACCCGGGTGGCCGTCCTGGACGAGCTGGGCGAGCCGGTTCCCCGCGGCGTGGTCGGCCGCATCTTCGTCGGCAACGAGATGCTCTTCGAGGGGTACACCTCGGGAGGCGACCGGGAGCGCCGCGACGGCCTGGTCGACACCGGCGACCTGGGCCGGCTGGACGCCGACGGCCAGCTCTTCGTCGACGGCCGCGCCGACGACATGATCGTCTCCGGTGGGGAGAACGTCTTCCCGTCCGAGGTGGAGCACCTGCTCGCCCAGCTCCCCCAGGTCCGCGAGGCGGCCGTGATCGGCGTACCGGACACCGAATACGGGCAGCGGCTCGCCGCCTTCCTCGCCCTGCACCCCGGCGAGACGCTCGACCCGGAGGCGGTCCGCGAGTACGTCCGACACTACCTCGCCCGCTTCTCGGTGCCCCGGGACGTGGTGTTCGTGAAGTACCTTCCGCGCAACGCCACCGGCAAGATACTCACCCGCGAACTGCGCCGCTACTACGACTGA
- a CDS encoding acyl-CoA dehydrogenase family protein, whose protein sequence is MAEFSLDLTEEQRDLRDWVHGFAADVVRPAAAEWDAREETPWPIIQEAAKVGLYGFEFLTTCWADPTGLSLPIASEELFWGDAGIGLSIFGTGLAVAAIYGAGTPDQLVEWVPQCFGDIDSPAVAAFCSSEPEAGSDVGAMRTRAVYDEATDEWVLRGQKAYATNGGIAGVHVVTASVDPELGSRGQAAFVVPPGTAGLSATRKLRKLGLRASHTADVFLDDVRVPGRCLLGGKDALDQRLARARSGQRASGQAAMRTFELSRPTVGAQALGVARAAYEYALEYAKERVQFGRPIIENQAVAFALADMKMEIDAARLLVWRASWMGRNNRSFTAGEGSMSKLKAGEVAIAVTDKAVQLLGGAGFLRDHPVERWYRDAKIYTIFEGTSEIQRLVISRAISGVQIR, encoded by the coding sequence ATGGCCGAGTTCTCGCTTGACCTGACGGAGGAACAGCGGGATCTACGCGACTGGGTGCACGGCTTCGCCGCCGATGTCGTGCGCCCAGCCGCGGCCGAGTGGGACGCGCGGGAAGAGACCCCTTGGCCGATCATCCAGGAGGCCGCCAAGGTGGGCCTCTACGGTTTCGAGTTCCTCACCACCTGCTGGGCCGACCCCACCGGGCTCTCCCTGCCCATCGCCAGCGAGGAGCTGTTCTGGGGAGACGCCGGCATCGGCCTGAGCATCTTCGGCACCGGTCTCGCCGTCGCCGCCATCTACGGGGCGGGCACTCCCGACCAACTCGTCGAGTGGGTGCCGCAGTGCTTCGGCGACATCGACTCGCCCGCCGTCGCGGCGTTCTGCTCCAGCGAGCCGGAGGCCGGCTCCGACGTCGGCGCGATGCGCACCCGGGCGGTCTACGACGAGGCCACCGACGAGTGGGTGCTGCGCGGACAGAAGGCGTACGCCACCAACGGCGGCATCGCCGGAGTGCACGTGGTCACCGCCTCCGTCGACCCGGAGTTGGGGTCGCGGGGCCAGGCCGCGTTCGTCGTACCACCGGGAACCGCCGGGCTCAGCGCCACCCGCAAGCTGCGCAAGCTGGGTCTACGCGCGTCGCACACCGCTGACGTCTTCCTCGACGACGTACGGGTGCCGGGGCGCTGCCTGCTCGGCGGCAAGGACGCCCTGGACCAGCGGTTGGCCCGGGCCCGCTCCGGGCAGCGCGCCTCCGGGCAGGCGGCGATGCGCACGTTCGAGCTGTCCCGGCCCACCGTCGGCGCGCAGGCGCTCGGCGTGGCCCGCGCCGCCTACGAGTACGCGCTGGAGTACGCGAAGGAACGGGTCCAGTTCGGGCGACCCATCATCGAGAACCAGGCGGTGGCGTTCGCGCTGGCCGACATGAAGATGGAGATCGACGCCGCCCGACTGCTGGTCTGGCGCGCATCCTGGATGGGCCGCAACAACCGGTCCTTCACCGCGGGCGAGGGTTCGATGTCCAAGCTGAAAGCCGGCGAGGTGGCCATCGCCGTCACCGACAAGGCGGTGCAACTGCTCGGCGGTGCCGGCTTCCTGCGCGACCATCCGGTCGAACGCTGGTACCGGGACGCCAAGATCTACACCATCTTCGAGGGCACCTCGGAGATCCAGCGGCTGGTCATCTCCCGGGCAATCTCCGGCGTCCAGATCCGCTGA
- a CDS encoding SCP2 sterol-binding domain-containing protein translates to MTDFDPANFANVGPKEFAQLVKSTPDDKIAEVLSGDLRGKILSEVFGRMPQLFRADRAGSTSAAIHWNITGRPDGGTDTYEVAIADGACTVNETPQHDPKLSLTMGPVEFLKIVSGGANPVMMFMSGKLKAKGDLGLAANIANLFDIPKA, encoded by the coding sequence ATGACTGACTTCGACCCGGCCAACTTCGCCAACGTGGGCCCCAAGGAGTTCGCTCAGCTGGTCAAGTCCACCCCCGACGACAAGATCGCCGAGGTGCTGTCCGGCGACCTGCGCGGCAAGATCCTCAGTGAGGTCTTCGGCCGGATGCCGCAGCTGTTCCGCGCCGACCGGGCCGGCTCGACCAGCGCAGCCATCCACTGGAACATCACCGGGCGTCCCGATGGCGGCACCGACACCTACGAGGTAGCCATCGCCGACGGCGCTTGCACCGTCAACGAGACCCCGCAGCACGACCCGAAGCTGAGCCTCACCATGGGCCCGGTGGAATTCCTCAAGATCGTCTCTGGTGGCGCCAACCCGGTGATGATGTTCATGAGCGGCAAGCTGAAGGCCAAGGGTGACCTGGGCCTGGCCGCCAACATCGCCAACCTGTTCGACATCCCCAAGGCCTGA